The Streptomyces racemochromogenes DNA segment CGGCGCCCAGGAGGGCGGCCAGGGCCCGGTTGGCGGCGATCACCTCGCCGCTGCGGCCGACGACGGCCATGGCGAGGTGCGCCGCGTCGAAGGCGGCGCGGTAGTCGCGCGGTTCGGGCACGACAGGCACCGCAGGGTGACGCTCCGTAAGGGCCGGGCGGATGCTCTCGGCCGCCGAACCGGTCTCCTCTGAGGTTCCGCTCACCGTTCGCTCCCGCTGTGTTCGTGAGTGTCCGCGCAGGAAAGTGTGCCGATCATAGAGGCTGCCGGGAGGCCCTATCCAGCGGCGTCGCCGTGTGGGGCGGGGTCCGTCGCCGTGCTGACGCCTTCGGGGGCAGGTGCTGACGGGGGGTCGGACGGCAGCCGGGCGACCGTTTGCGCACGCCTGTGAACACCTGGTGACGCTAACTGTTCTCACGTGATCGAGCGTGACGTTCCGTAGTGACAGGCGTCAAGGGGCGGGGTCACCGGCTTGCCGTAGCGCTCACTCATGTGGGGCACCGGAACAGGACATTAGTCAGACAATCGCCTCAAGGTGGATGGGACGGGACGAATCCACCATCGGGAGGTCGATGTGCGGCGAGAGCAGACACCCGGGGGAGTGGACCGCTCCCGCATGCGAAGTACGGCCGCGGCGCTCACCTCCCTGACGGCGCTCGCCGCCATGTCGCTCGTCGCCGGGCCGGCGGTGGCGGCCGACACGGCCGCCGCGGGGCCCTGCGCGCTGACGCGGACGGCCGCCCACCACTCCCTCGGCGTGGACACCTGGAACGCCGCGTACCCCAGGCCCGAGCGCACCCTGAACGCCGTCATGGTGTTCCTCTCCTTCCCCGGCCACCGCGCCGCCGTGACGCCCCGGGAGCTGACGGCCGACTACTTCCCGGCGACCAGCGACTTCTTCGAGCGGGCCTCCTACGGCCGGTTCCGGCTGGTCCCGCACCCGCAGGAGCGGTGGATCCAGATGCCCCGGCCGGCGACCGCGTACGGGATACAGCGCGACTGGGCCCCCGATGACCGGGCGGCCTACCTGCGGGACGCTGTCGCGGCCGCCGATCCGCTGGTCGACTTCAGCGCGTACGACGTCGTGTACTTCGTCGCCGACCCGGGCGCCCCCGGCGTGGACTCCGACGCCACCAAGGTCGTCAACTTCGACCGCCCGATCGTGGCGGACGGCGCGTCGCTGCGGCGGATCGTGACCGTCTTCGAGCAGCACCCGCCGGACCGCAACGTGCTGGCGCACGAGACCGGGCACGTCTTCGACCTGCCCGACCTCTACCACCGCCCGACGGACGGCAAGGGCGACTGGGACACGTACGTCGGCGACTGGGACGTCATGGGCAGCCAGTTCGGGATGTCACCGGACCTGTTCGCCTGGCACAAGTGGAAGCTGGGCTGGCTGGATCCCGCCCAGGTGGACTGCGTACGGTCCGGCACCTCGCTGCACACCCTCCAGCCGCTGTCACAGGCCCCGCCGCCCGGCGGTACGGGCGGCACCCGGCTCGCGGTGATCCGTACGGGCCCCGGCAGCGCCATCGCGGTCGAGGCGCGGGGCTCCGCGGGCAATGACGGGGACACCTGCACGGAGGGGGTCCTGGTCTACCGGGTCCGCAACGAGGCGGCCTCGGGCGGCGGGCCGATCGAGGTGCTCGACGGCCACCCCCGCACGGAGGCCTGCTGGGACCGCTCGGTGTACCCGCCGCTCGCGGACGCGCCGCTGGAGGTCGGGGAGACCTTCACCGTGCCGGGGGAGCGGATCACGATCGAGGTGGCGGACCGGACCCAGTCGGGCGCCTACACGGTGAAGATCACGACCTGAGGGACCGTCCGCGCACACGAAGAAGGCCCCCGCTCCGAAGAGCGGGGGCCTTCTCCCGTCTGTGCGCCGCCAGGGACTCGAACCCCGGACCCGCTGATTAAGAGTCAGCTGCTCTAACCAACTGAGCTAGCGGCGCCTGCTGACGTCGTAGACACTAGCATCCGTTTCGGCCGAACCAAAAATCGATACCGGGCCGCGGACGGCGTGCAGGAACGCCCAGAGCAGGGAGTCCGGCCCCGGCAGCCAGGGCAGCCGGGTGTCCGGGGCCACCAGCCACCGCGACGGGCCGGGGGCGGGGGCCAGTGGCGGCACGGTGACGGCGTCCCCGTGGCCGTGGCACAGCGGGGCCGGGGCGCCCGGGCCCCACTCCTCCCAGGCGAGCAGCGCCGGGAGCCGCTGGGCGGTGCCGGGGGCGGCGAAGAGCAGCATCCGGCCGCGGTGGACGGCGGCCGGCCCCGAGCCGGGCCCCCGCTCCCAGAGCAGGTCGAGCATCCGGCGGCCGACCACGAGCGGAACGTTGACGACGTCGAACGCGGTCCCGCAGGGCAGCACCGCGGGCGAGGCGGGCCGCGCCTCCCAGGCCGCGAGGGTCTCCCCCGGGTGGGCCGAAGCGGAGGCCAGCCAGGCGGCGCCCTGTGCGGTCACCTGGGTCGCGGGCGCGGTGCGTGCGTCGGGGCCGTCGAGGGCGGGGCAGCCGCCGGCCGTCGTCAGGGTCGTCATATGCCAGGTGTACCCGGCGTAGTGTGACCCTTTCGTGGAGTTACCGAAAACCGGGACGGGGCGGGTGGTCCTGGGGTATCTTGCGCCGCGCATATGCCGGGGGCTCGGCCGTGTCCCGGACCCCCGGGCCGCGCTCCGGCGGCGGCCCGGGCCGAGGGCCGGCCGGGGCGGGACCGTGGGTGACGGGTCCCGACACCGGGCCCGGCCCGGTCGCCCCCACCCGACGGCGGGGGCCCGGGCCCGGCATTCCGTACGGCTAGACCGTGTCGGGAGTGGTGCCGCGCTGGAGGTCCTCGCCGAACTCGATCATCTTGCGGGCGTAGTCCTCGGTCCACTCCGCGATCGCGGCGATGGCCTGCGGCGGGAGCCGGTCGAAGCGCCGGGGGTCCGCCAGCTGGGCCGCCGCCAGGGCCTGGAACTCCACCGCCCGGTCCTGCGCTGCCCGGAACGCCAGCGTCAGCTCGGTGGCCCGGGTCAACAGCTCGCGGGGGTCCTCGATCGACTCCAGGTCGAAGAAGTGCTCCGGGTCCGTGGCGGCCTCCGAGGGCTCGAAGAGCAGCGGCGCCGGCCGCTGCCTCCGCTCGGTCCGCTCGGGCTCTGCCATGCGTGTCCTCCTGCTGCGCTGCGGATCCTGGGCCACCCTCCATTGTCCAGCGTCGCGCAAGGGTGCCGGGAGTCAGGCCGACACGGGCTCCTTGACCAGCGCAGCGACGTCGTCCAGGACGCCCGCCAGCTCGGCGGCCAGACCCTCGGGCGCGTTGAAGCCCTCTGCCCCGACCAGGCCGTTGATGCCGGCGATGGCCACCGAGCGCTCGGCGGGGAGCATGCCGAGCTGGGTGAGCACCGGCAGCAGCATCCGGGCGGCGGGGGCGCCGCCGGTACCGCCGGCGCTGTAGCTGACCAGGCCGAACGGCTTGCCCTGCCATTCGCGGTAGAGGAAGTCGACGGCGTTCTTGAAGGGGGCGGTGAAGCCGCCGTTGTACATCGGCAGGACGAACAGGACCGCGTCGGCGGCGTCGACGATCGCGCTCCAGTCGCGGGTGTGCTGGTGGGCGTAGTTGCCGGTGGAGGCGTACTCCGGCTCGTCCAGGAAGGGCAGGGCGAGCTCCGCGAGGTCCACCGGGGCGACCTCGAAGGCGCCGTGGTCGCGGGCCTGGCCGACGACCCATTCGGCGACGGGGCGTCCGGAGGAGGTGGGGCGGGTCGCGGCGGAGATGACGAGCAGTCGGGTCATGGCGTGAACTCCCGTTGGATGCTGGTGCGGTGTGTGGTCCACAGTGTGGTTGTTGACGTGTCACCTAGGAAAATCGGTGCCGCGTGATATGTCAACTACATTGTTGATGTATCACCAAACCGGGTAGTCTGCTGCCATGACCGACGCGCCCGAGCCGGCCCACCCCCGCTGGCTCACCGAGTCCGAACAGCACGCCTGGTACGCCTGGCGCCGCATGTTCCCCCTCGTGGACGCGGAGATCGCGCGTGACCTCAACACGGACAGCGCCCTCTCCGAAGCCGACTACGACGTCCTGTCGGCCCTCGGCTCGACCGAGGGCCACCGCATGCGGATCAGCGCGCTCGCCGTGCTGATGCAGTGGTCCCGCAGCCGACTCTCACACCAGATCAGCCGGATGCAGCAGCGCGGCCTCGTCGCCCGCGAGGAGGTCCCCGGCGACGGCCGCGGCGCCGAGGTGGTGCTCACCGGCCAAGGCGTGGACACCATCACCGCGGCGGCCCCGCTGCACGTCGAATCCGTACGCCGGCACCTGATCGACGTCCTCACCCCGCAGCAGCTGGACGCCCTCGCCGACGCCGGCGAGACCCTCCGCCGCCACTTCGGCGTCACCCGCAAGGACCACACCGGATAACCGCTGGCCGGGCCCCGGCCGGCGCTGCTTGGATGGCCCGATGGACGGCTACGAGATCTCCACCGACCCCTCCCGGCTCGACGGCGACCGGATCCACCGCTGGCTCTCCGAGGACGCCTACTGGGCCCTCGGCCGCAGTCGTGAGAGCCACGACCGGGCGGTCGCCTCCTCGCTGAACTTCGGCCTGTACGACAGCGCTTCGGGCGCCCAGCTCGGCTATGCGCGGATCGTCACCGACCTGGCCACCTTCGCCTGGCTCTGCGACGTGTACGTGGACCCCGGCGCGCGCGGCAAGGGCCTCGGCGGCGCCCTCGTCGAGGCGGTGAAGGCCCACCTGGCCCCGTACGGCCTGCGCCGCATCATGCTCGCCACCGCCGACGCGCACGAGGTCTACGCCCGCGCCGGCTTCGCGCCGCTGGAGACGGTGGAGAAGTGGATGCTGTTCGGCGAGCAGTAGCCGTCCCGGCCGGCCGTCAGTCGTCCCAGGTCTGTGTGAACTCGCGGAAGCCCTCGGAGTAGATGCCCGGGACGGCTTCGTCGACTGGGCGGCCGTTCAGCCAGGTCGCCCGGGAGGTCTCGCTCTCGGTGTCGAGCAGGCAGCACACGGCGCCGGAGGCGGCCGCCAGCCCGGTGAACACCTCCCTGATGCTCGCCGAGCGCTCGAACAGCCGGCTCATCTCGGAGGTGGCCGCGGTGAAATCCAGCAGCGCGTGGCGGGGGTGGAGCGGCGACTCGAACGTCCCCATCATGTAGATGTACCCGACCTGGAGCCTCCCGAGCCCGTCGGGCACCAGGCCGCGGCCGTCGACGTACGCGCGCACAGCGTCGTCGGCGCCGAACATGATCGAGGTGTCGAGGTCGAGCGAGCCGCCCGCGGAGCAGTCGACCGGCTCGCTCTTGAACCCGGACGTGAACGGGACGGTGACCCGCTCACCGCCGGGCAGGGTGACCGCCAGCGGCGGCACCCGGTCGTGGGGCGGCGCCAGCCGGGTGAGTTCGCCCAGTGCCCGGGCGACGTTCCGCGCCGGCAGGTAGATCTGGTAGCCGTAGTCAAGTCCCATGCGGACCGCCCCCCTTGAATACCGCCCCGGATCCTCTCACGGCCGCCAGGGGACGCGGTGTTCGGCGAGGTGGGCGAGGACCGAGTGGTTCGCCTCCCAGCCGTCCGGGAACTTGACGGTCACGCCCAGCTGCACCGGCTCCGTCGACGGGTGGTCGTCCAGCAGCTCCGCTATCCCCGCCCGGGCCACCACCACGCAGGCGTGCCG contains these protein-coding regions:
- a CDS encoding GNAT family N-acetyltransferase, whose translation is MDGYEISTDPSRLDGDRIHRWLSEDAYWALGRSRESHDRAVASSLNFGLYDSASGAQLGYARIVTDLATFAWLCDVYVDPGARGKGLGGALVEAVKAHLAPYGLRRIMLATADAHEVYARAGFAPLETVEKWMLFGEQ
- a CDS encoding NADPH-dependent FMN reductase, which encodes MTRLLVISAATRPTSSGRPVAEWVVGQARDHGAFEVAPVDLAELALPFLDEPEYASTGNYAHQHTRDWSAIVDAADAVLFVLPMYNGGFTAPFKNAVDFLYREWQGKPFGLVSYSAGGTGGAPAARMLLPVLTQLGMLPAERSVAIAGINGLVGAEGFNAPEGLAAELAGVLDDVAALVKEPVSA
- a CDS encoding MarR family winged helix-turn-helix transcriptional regulator codes for the protein MTDAPEPAHPRWLTESEQHAWYAWRRMFPLVDAEIARDLNTDSALSEADYDVLSALGSTEGHRMRISALAVLMQWSRSRLSHQISRMQQRGLVAREEVPGDGRGAEVVLTGQGVDTITAAAPLHVESVRRHLIDVLTPQQLDALADAGETLRRHFGVTRKDHTG
- a CDS encoding bifunctional DNA primase/polymerase — translated: MTTLTTAGGCPALDGPDARTAPATQVTAQGAAWLASASAHPGETLAAWEARPASPAVLPCGTAFDVVNVPLVVGRRMLDLLWERGPGSGPAAVHRGRMLLFAAPGTAQRLPALLAWEEWGPGAPAPLCHGHGDAVTVPPLAPAPGPSRWLVAPDTRLPWLPGPDSLLWAFLHAVRGPVSIFGSAETDASVYDVSRRR
- a CDS encoding M6 family metalloprotease domain-containing protein, giving the protein MRSTAAALTSLTALAAMSLVAGPAVAADTAAAGPCALTRTAAHHSLGVDTWNAAYPRPERTLNAVMVFLSFPGHRAAVTPRELTADYFPATSDFFERASYGRFRLVPHPQERWIQMPRPATAYGIQRDWAPDDRAAYLRDAVAAADPLVDFSAYDVVYFVADPGAPGVDSDATKVVNFDRPIVADGASLRRIVTVFEQHPPDRNVLAHETGHVFDLPDLYHRPTDGKGDWDTYVGDWDVMGSQFGMSPDLFAWHKWKLGWLDPAQVDCVRSGTSLHTLQPLSQAPPPGGTGGTRLAVIRTGPGSAIAVEARGSAGNDGDTCTEGVLVYRVRNEAASGGGPIEVLDGHPRTEACWDRSVYPPLADAPLEVGETFTVPGERITIEVADRTQSGAYTVKITT